The Gemmobacter aquarius genome contains the following window.
TCGAAAGCCTTGCGGTCAACTACACCTTCCGCTTTGGCGCGACCGCCGCCTATGAAGCCATCGTGACCCAACGCATCAGCGCCCTGCGCGAAGAGCGGATTCAAGGCCGCCAGACCTTTGGCGAATTCATGATGCGCCGCTATGATCCTGCCATGCGGACCGTGAAATCGGCCGAGGCGCGGCTTCGCAGCATGGCGGAACGGGCGCAGCGCGCTGCCGAATTGCTTCGGACGCGGGTCGATGTCGAACGCTCGGCGCAGAACCAGAAACTGCTGGAAAGCATGGATCGCCGCGCCGACCTGCAACTGCGCCTGCAGCGCACGGTCGAGGGGTTGTCCACCGTGGCGATCAGCTATTATGCGGTGAACCTTGCCGCCTATGCGCTGGAACCCTTGGCGCACCCGTTCCACATCAGCCACGGCGTGCTGATGGCGATGCTGACGCCGCTCGTGCTTTTGGGCGTCTGGCTGATGGTGCGTCGCATCCGCAACCACTTCGACTGATGTCACGCTGGAAAAATATCCTCGGGGGGTGAGCCCCGCAGGGGCGAGGGGGCGGAAAGCCCCCCTCGATTTTTCGCAGAAAAATCGTTACCGCCCGCGGATGCGGGGGTCCAAAGCGTCGCGCAGGCCGTCGCCGATGTAGTTCACCGACAGCACCGTCAGCGAGATGGCAAGTCCCGGCCAGACCACCCGCTCGGGCGAGGTGCGGATATCGGCGATGCCGTCGAACAGCAGCCTGCCCCATGTCGGAAAATCCGGCGGAAAGCCGAGGCCTAGAAACGACAGCACGCTTTCGGTGATGATCGCGGCGGCAATGCCCAAGGTTGCCGCGACCAGCACGGGCGAGAGCACATTGGGCAGGATATGGCGCGTGATGATGCGGCGGTCGGGTGTGCCGATGGACCGCGCAGCGAGCACGAATTCGCGCTCTTTCAGCGCCAGCACCTCGCCCCGCACCACGCGGGCGGCCTGCATCCAGCTTGTCACCCCGATGGCGACCACGATCAGCAGGAACGTCCCCAGCCGCGGCCCGAGGATGCCCGCGATCGAGTCGCGGAACAGGAAGATCATCACCAAGAGCAGGGGCAGCAGCGGAAGCGCCAGAAACAGGTCGGTCAGGCGCATCAGCCAGCCGTCCAGCTTGCGGAAGTAGCCCGCCAGAACCCCGACGGTCGTGCCGATGAATATGGCGACCAGCATGGCCACCAGCCCTACCGCAAGCGAGATGCGCCCGCCGAACATCAGCCGCGCCAGCATGTCGCGGCCAAGTTGGTCAGTTCCGAGCGGGTGGCCAAGGCTGGGGGCAAGGTTGCGGAGTTTCAGCATCTTGACCGCGTCCTTCTCGATGAAGTTCGGGTCGATCCGCCACAAGAACGGTCCGATGAAGACAAAGCCCGCAAGCAGGCCCATCAGCACCAGTGCCGCCATCGCACCCCGATGCCTGCGGAACTGTGACCAGACGGCGGCCCATGGCCCGCGCGCGCGTTGCACCATGGTGGCCTCAGTCATAGCGGATCCTCGGATCGAGAATACCATACAGGATGTCCGCAATCAGGTTGAAGGCGACGATCAGCACGGCGAAGATAAAGGTGATGGTCTGCACGGTCGGCAGATCACTGACATGGATGGCCCCGATCAGCGCGGCGCCTATGCCGTTGATCTTGAAGATCTGCTCGGTGACGATTGCCCCGCCAAAGACCGTGGGCAGGCCGAGGGCGATGACGGTAACGACCGGGATCAGCGAATTCCGCAGTACGTGGCGCAGCAGCACCGGCGCTTCGCGCACCCCCTTGGCCCGCGCCGTGCGCACATAATCCTGCCCGAGGTTTTCCAGCACCGATGACCGGGTGTAGCGGCTGATCTCGGCGGCATTGAACAGGGCCAGAACCGTGACGGGCAGCGCCATTTGCATGACCATCTTGTAAAAGCTTTCCCAGTCGGTCACGGCAAGGTTGGTGTCGAAGATGGTGGGAAACCAGCCCAGCTTGACCGAGAAGATCAGGATCAGCACGTTGCCGGTAAAGAAGGTCGGCACCGAAAAACCGACCATGGCAAAGAAGGTGCCCGCCTGATCGAACCACGAATACTGCCGGTAGGCCGAATAGATGCCGATGGGCAGGGCAATCAGCACGCCGATCACATAGGCCGACCCCACGACCGTCAGGGTCTGGGGCAGGCGCTCGCCGATGATCTGGAACACCGGGACCTTCGACTGCCACGAGATGATGCGCTGCGCCCCCCCCGCGAAATCGGTGCCGAAAATCCCGTCGAGCAGATACATCGGCTCGATCCAGAAGAACTGTTTCAGCCACAGGACATAGCGCACAAAGACCGGTTGGTCGGCCCCCATCGCCTTGATCATCTTGGCGCGCACCTCTGGCGGGACAGTCAGCGGGATTTCCGACAAGGGGCTGCCGGGGGCCAGATCGACCAAAAGGAAGATCACGAGGCTGATCATCAGAAGCGTCGGGATCGCGGTCAGCAATCGCCTGAGCGTATAG
Protein-coding sequences here:
- a CDS encoding ABC transporter permease, translated to MTEATMVQRARGPWAAVWSQFRRHRGAMAALVLMGLLAGFVFIGPFLWRIDPNFIEKDAVKMLKLRNLAPSLGHPLGTDQLGRDMLARLMFGGRISLAVGLVAMLVAIFIGTTVGVLAGYFRKLDGWLMRLTDLFLALPLLPLLLVMIFLFRDSIAGILGPRLGTFLLIVVAIGVTSWMQAARVVRGEVLALKEREFVLAARSIGTPDRRIITRHILPNVLSPVLVAATLGIAAAIITESVLSFLGLGFPPDFPTWGRLLFDGIADIRTSPERVVWPGLAISLTVLSVNYIGDGLRDALDPRIRGR
- a CDS encoding ABC transporter permease yields the protein MFAYTLRRLLTAIPTLLMISLVIFLLVDLAPGSPLSEIPLTVPPEVRAKMIKAMGADQPVFVRYVLWLKQFFWIEPMYLLDGIFGTDFAGGAQRIISWQSKVPVFQIIGERLPQTLTVVGSAYVIGVLIALPIGIYSAYRQYSWFDQAGTFFAMVGFSVPTFFTGNVLILIFSVKLGWFPTIFDTNLAVTDWESFYKMVMQMALPVTVLALFNAAEISRYTRSSVLENLGQDYVRTARAKGVREAPVLLRHVLRNSLIPVVTVIALGLPTVFGGAIVTEQIFKINGIGAALIGAIHVSDLPTVQTITFIFAVLIVAFNLIADILYGILDPRIRYD